The DNA sequence gtactaccaaaaaaaaaaaaatagagtatcACACGAAAATTGACTCACACAGTGCCCAACATATAATAGGCCCTCACCAAATAAAGGATAATTCTCCCTTTCTTTACTCTTGGGAGTCAAGAATAACTAGACTGAGTCATTTTTCTTATAGGTACTTACATTggtcatacatttatatataatatacatacaacTTATGATAAAGACATAAAAGTATAGATGTTTATgactatatttttattgattgatttgggGATATTTGAAGTCAACTTTGTCAGGCTTGTGGCAGAGCTATTTTCCTAGAAGACAAATTATTATTAAAACTGTACTGCCTGGGGAAGGGGAGTTTAATATTCTACACAGCATACAGAAAAATTGTGGGGAAACAAATTGCTAGGTCCCAGATGGGAATatttcagtctgcccagggaaaCTTCCCATTTTTCCCAGGTGTTTGGTTCCATGTTCTAACTTGCCACTTGTTCCAAATCTCTCATAGCTAAGTTTCCAATATATATTGTAGAGGGACCAAGAGACAGGACATCTGGATTATTTTACGTAAGAAATGACACATCAAGAATTTTTTAAGTTGTAAAAAAGTAGGCTACGGTAGAACTTTTGATTAACCTAAAAATGTTCAGAAACTGAATTTTGCAAAGGCCACAGTTCTACCCCATTAGTTTTGGGAGTAAAAGAATAATCAACATCATGCAGTATGCAGGTCCTTGtaccaggaggcaaagatcaccTATTGCTGGCACTTGCAttcaatttatttataatatggCTTAAGTTGTCATTTTATAGATATGCTAATTATCCCCCAAGACAGGGAGTTACACATGGCAGGGCTGAGAGAGAGTCAGGTAAACTAATGCTAttagacaaatttttaaaaattgtcttttgtATGTTCTAAAAaacaagaatttcttttcttagaGAGAAATAAAGTTTATTGCCTATCTGCTTAAAGCCTCATAGTGGCTGCTGAATACCTCTGCCTGTGGTGCTGTCCTAAGCAGTACCATTAGGCCCTCCTCACTGCTGCAGCATCTATCCTTCTCCCTTCTCAGTCATACACTTGCACCTGCCACTCCTCCTCCCACACAGCCCTGTATGTGCTCTGCCCTATGCATGGAGGAATCATCCCATACTCCCAGTCAACCTGGAAATTACCTAGCACTTTCTCAGGAAAGTGGTTTCTGATCCTTCTGACCATGTAAAATTTGCATATTTCAGGGTACTTGGTACCCTCCTCCTTCATAGATGAATCTGGTCATAAGATGtctctttgcatttatttattggatTACTGAAttgttccctctcccctcctctcccctcctctcccctccgcTCTCCTCTcctgctccttctcctcctctttgttcttttcttctctctctctctctctctctctctcatctttcttACTCTCACTCTCTCTCGCCTCTAAACTCCAAAACAGTAGAAATGGTACCTGGAACAAAACAGATGTGCAATATCTGTTTATTAGAATTGAATGAAGCCagaagtatgactcaagtggtagaacacttgcctagcaaatgcaaggccctgagttcaaatcccagtaatcattaaaaaaaagaatgaaaatcctGCGTAATATCCTTTCAAATCGGCCAAGTCTGTGATGATTTCTCAAATACTGGCCTCAGGGTACTCAGACTCCTGTGTAAGAGTTTGGTTCCTGGTGTCAGATGTTAGGGTTCTCTGGGAGGTGATCTCGGCTACTCCCCTGGGTGCCCTGAGAGACTAGACCCTTCAGCGTTCACATCTCTTCACATCATCTTTTCTACATGTACATCTAACAAATAGCAGGTTTCTTCCATTCCTTTAAGCATTCTCTTATTTACACATTCCCAAAACTTGTATCTCCCATGCACCAGATCTTGTGGGTTGTTTTGATTGGTAGTATTCCCTCTGAACATTTTTAACGTGTGCATTTTAAAGTCTCTAGTTATAAAAGATCATCCCAAACCCTCCAAAGCTAGCCCAGCAAAGGAGAAAGAAGTGCTGATGACAATGAGCAACTGGCCTTTGGGCTTGGATGTTCTTCCCACAAGGGTCTCCTTCCTCATGAAGATCTCTTATTTATTGCCATAGCTGACCTGGGAATTGTCTACCCACTTCAGGGGAGTCCTAGCCTCTTCTTCAGGTGTGTGCCCAATGCCCTCAAGAAAGTAAGCCAACTAAATGAGACAAGGTAATCTGTAAAGTTCACCGTTGGTTCAAGCCACCTGCACAACAGCAGAGCCACCATCCATTCAGTGATGCTCCTGAGGTTTGATTTCACAATCCCCCCAACATCTAGGACGATAAACTCAGAGGTTACTTACACCAATCATGCTGCCATGAGAGCCCATGCCCAGACCCTCTCCTTGACTAATCAGAGCATAGGAAAGAGGAAGCCTTCAGCCCCAAAATCTCCAGCCTCAGATCCTGATAACTTTTATGAGGAAATTTATCCACAGCATTCTAGAAGCATGGGCGTTCAGGCTGGGAGTTTACAGATCAGTCTGGTTTTTATATTCAGGCAGATCTTCTCTCTAGGTGAAAAGCAAGAGCAACAAGAGAGACAGAAGTGTTTctgacataaaaacagaaatatcgGCCAAAGGACTAGATAGGAAGTCACCATGCATTGTATTCAGAGCTTTATTCATACCAAAGTTTGGGAGTTGTGCTAACTCTGGCAGGCTGCCTTGATGAAGAAGCAAAGAATGAAAGTGAAGTAGGAAGTTATACATCTCTGGGAAGACCAGGGAAGGGACTAGAGGCTGGTGAATATTTCAGCAGGCATAGTAGAGCAGTGAATTCTGGAGCAGGGCTATCATTTTGGGTTTAACAGCAGCAATCATCTTCATGGTCACAGCATGCAGGACCTCGGGAACTCATGGGGATAATTCCCAAACAGCAGCACCCAGAGTCACAGCACCCAGAGTTGCAGCATCCAGAATCTTCACAGCAGCCAGAGGATCCTGTGTTACAGCTTTGCGGCCTCTGGACCCAGCGTCTCAGGGGACTCACTCCAAAGGTCCGGGGAGCCAGACAGCAGTAGCTGGTAGAACAGGGAGCAGAGCATGGATCAGGGGCACAGCCTTGGGAGCCTGAGCCACCTGCAGAAGCTTGAGTATAGTAGGTCTGGCAAGGAGAAGAGTACTGGACATAATACCTCTGGGTCTGGCAGGGAGCTGGATATTTGACATAGGTTGTCTGGCATGGAGCTGGGCACTTCACATACGTCTGGCATGGTGCTGGGCACTTCACATAGGTTGTCTGGCACGGAGCTGGGCACTTCACATAGGTTGTCTGGCATGGAGTTGGGCACTTTACATATGTCTGGCAGGGAGCTGGGCACTTCACATATGTCTGGCAGGGAGCTGGGCACTTCACATAGCTTTTGGTCTGGCAGGGAACTTGGCACTTCGTGTAGGTTTGAGTCTGGCAGGGAGCAGGACAGATAGTTTGAGTCTGGCTTGGAGCCTGGAAGCTCACAGAAGCACCACCAGAACCtagcccagagttcaatcctGAACCTTTCACACAAGATGGAGGGAACTGTGGCTGTTTCTGCTGGTCACACATCTTGCTTTGGCtttgaaaaatctgaaaagaaagTTTTCATCAGAGCTGTGAAACAGAGTTTTCATGGAAAGGAGAATCCACAGAATTCCCTTTGAGTGGAGGGATCTGTATACACCGGccttttggtttgtttgcttgtttttcagtACAGGACTTTGGGTGTTCTACCATGTCCCTCACCCCcttgtttttctttagttattttgaatagggtcttttgttttgggcccaggctggtctgggaccACAAGCCTCCTAGCtatgcttcctgtatagctaggTGGCAGGCACATGCAACTATACCCGGCTTGTTGATTAAAATAAggactcactaacttttgcccagcctgaccttgaaccatgatcctccagattgctgcctcctgagtagctgcaattatacatgtgagccaccattcccagcAGCAGTAGCCTTGTTGAGAGGTCATGAATATCCAGAGGCTGAACATCTGGCAGTAGGGCAGATGCAGAGCCAGGGAGTCTAGGTTCACTTATAGTGCCTTTGCCTGACTGTATGACTTTGGCAAGTTATCGCTCACCTCTGGGATTCAGTTTCCACAATAGGAAATGAAGTTTCTACCCTCTCTTCTTATTTACTTCAGTATCTACGTTGTGAATCAT is a window from the Castor canadensis chromosome 11, mCasCan1.hap1v2, whole genome shotgun sequence genome containing:
- the Kplce gene encoding protein KPLCE encodes the protein MCDQQKQPQFPPSCVKGSGLNSGLGSGGASVSFQAPSQTQTICPAPCQTQTYTKCQVPCQTKSYVKCPAPCQTYVKCPAPCQTYVKCPTPCQTTYVKCPAPCQTTYVKCPAPCQTYVKCPAPCQTTYVKYPAPCQTQRYYVQYSSPCQTYYTQASAGGSGSQGCAPDPCSAPCSTSYCCLAPRTFGVSPLRRWVQRPQSCNTGSSGCCEDSGCCNSGCCDSGCCCLGIIPMSSRGPACCDHEDDCCC